From Panicum hallii strain FIL2 chromosome 2, PHallii_v3.1, whole genome shotgun sequence, a single genomic window includes:
- the LOC112880876 gene encoding uncharacterized protein LOC112880876: MALSSKCKLRIFLLIGFAVVLQPSSAIRAEGAPAADPRAAPPSGIPPLPPQPRECRPWLMRMMPCAGFITNSSVYAPEPSCCGGFNSMFAYGTVTCLCHVVNGDVGRLLPAPMIHARMVELFSVCGHDVRVEMLAAACNLTNDVPPIDLPSPPPSTPTRHCRRQRCRRRL; the protein is encoded by the exons ATGGCCCTATCGAGCAAGTGCAAGCTGAGGATCTTCTTGCTCATCGGCTTCGCCGTGGTGCTACAGCCATCTTCCGCGATCAGAGCCGAAGGAGCTCCTGCCGCGGATCCAAGAGCAGCGCCGCCGTCGGGCatcccgccgctgccgccgcagccGAGGGAGTGCCGGCCCTGGCTGATGCGGATGATGCCGTGCGCGGGGTTCATCACCAACTCCAGCGTGTACGCGCCCGAGCCCTCCTGCTGCGGCGGCTTCAACTCGATGTTCGCCTACGGCACGGTCACCTGCCTGTGCCACGTCGTGAACGGCGACGTCGGCCGGCTCCTGCCGGCGCCCATGATCCACGCGCGCATGGTGGAGCTCTTCTCCGTGTGCGGCCACGACGTGCGCGTCGAGATGCTTGCCGCGGCGTGCAACCTGA CGAACGATGTGCCGCCGATAGACCTTCCAAGTCCTCCACCGTCGACGCCAAcacgccattgccgccgccagCGCTGTCGTCGTCGGTTAT GA